In Sulfurospirillum tamanense, one DNA window encodes the following:
- the flhA gene encoding flagellar biosynthesis protein FlhA — MARSKRSILALIAPFLEPLLRAKDLTIVALIMAILAIIIVPLPSGVLDFFLTISLSLSVLIILISLYIPKPTDLTTFPTLILIITLFRLSLNIATTRMILSKGHEGPDSVSDIISSFGEFVVGGNYVIGVIVFTILVLINFMVVTKGSTRVAEVAARFTLDAMPGKQMAIDADLNAGLIDEKTARERRESIIQDANFYGAMDGSSKFVKGDAVAGIIITIINIIGGFLIGVFQNDLDMATSAQTYTILTIGDGLVSQLPALISATATGIIITRASKEETNFAEGAINQLFDEYKTLLIVGFILLIFALVPGLPTFSLGFVGMIFLGIGYLMKQTKEGNISFDLTKPLPKAEAKKAAEAAKESEKKATRKSPEEIKKEEESALQDILKLEILELDLGYQLIKLADPNQGGDLLERIRSMRRKIAQDFGFLMPQVRIRDNLHLSPNHYQIQLKGIDIGSGEIYPDKFLAMDSGLVTDTVQGIPTKEPAFGLDALWIDPEKKEDAIIKGYTAVDPATVISTHMSELVKKHAEELLTRQEVQHLVDKLKHDYPVVVEDCLRVASIGLIQKVLKALLHENIPIKDLLTILEAISDVAEITKNVDILVEQVRAKLSRVITKLYKDEEGRLKLLTFNAPTEQRLLDMLKQRDGMRDLMLNIGQINTLVQTTTQEAQRLLQRGIAPVVIIVDPLLRKSLSDIYEKFGLDVVVLSHAEIDPSTPFEVMGSIEIEGL, encoded by the coding sequence TTGGCACGTTCTAAGCGAAGTATCCTCGCTCTTATAGCTCCCTTTTTAGAACCTCTTCTTCGGGCTAAAGACCTTACTATTGTTGCTTTGATTATGGCGATTCTTGCCATCATCATTGTCCCACTCCCTAGCGGTGTGCTCGATTTCTTTTTGACCATTTCTCTTTCCCTCTCGGTGCTCATTATTCTCATTTCGCTGTACATTCCCAAGCCCACCGATCTTACAACGTTTCCAACCCTCATCCTCATCATCACCCTCTTTCGCCTCTCGCTCAACATTGCCACTACGCGGATGATTTTAAGCAAAGGTCACGAAGGTCCTGATTCGGTCAGTGATATCATCTCAAGCTTTGGAGAATTTGTCGTAGGTGGCAACTATGTCATTGGGGTGATTGTCTTTACCATTCTTGTGCTCATTAATTTCATGGTCGTTACCAAAGGCTCCACGCGCGTTGCCGAAGTGGCTGCGCGTTTTACACTAGACGCGATGCCTGGAAAGCAAATGGCCATCGATGCTGACCTAAACGCAGGGTTGATTGATGAAAAAACCGCCAGAGAACGGCGCGAATCCATCATTCAAGATGCCAACTTTTACGGCGCCATGGACGGTTCGAGTAAATTCGTCAAAGGTGACGCGGTCGCGGGTATCATCATCACTATCATTAACATCATTGGCGGGTTTTTAATCGGTGTTTTTCAAAACGACCTCGACATGGCAACCAGCGCGCAAACCTACACCATTTTAACTATCGGGGATGGCCTTGTTTCACAACTTCCCGCCCTCATCTCTGCTACCGCTACTGGCATCATCATCACACGGGCAAGCAAAGAAGAGACCAACTTTGCAGAGGGTGCCATTAACCAACTTTTTGATGAGTACAAAACCTTGCTTATTGTGGGTTTTATTTTGCTCATCTTCGCCCTTGTGCCTGGACTTCCTACCTTTTCACTGGGCTTTGTTGGGATGATTTTTCTAGGAATTGGCTACCTAATGAAGCAAACCAAAGAGGGTAATATTTCTTTTGATCTCACCAAACCTCTCCCCAAGGCCGAAGCAAAAAAAGCAGCTGAGGCGGCTAAAGAATCTGAAAAAAAAGCAACGCGGAAAAGCCCAGAAGAGATCAAAAAAGAAGAAGAAAGCGCACTACAAGATATCTTGAAACTAGAAATTCTAGAATTGGATTTAGGCTACCAGCTCATTAAGCTTGCTGACCCCAACCAGGGGGGAGATTTACTGGAACGTATCCGCAGTATGCGCCGTAAAATCGCGCAAGATTTTGGCTTTTTAATGCCACAAGTGCGCATCCGAGATAATTTACACCTTAGCCCTAATCACTACCAAATCCAACTCAAAGGTATTGACATAGGATCAGGAGAGATTTACCCTGATAAATTCCTTGCCATGGACAGTGGCCTTGTAACAGATACCGTTCAAGGGATACCTACCAAAGAGCCAGCATTTGGTCTTGATGCATTATGGATTGATCCTGAGAAGAAAGAAGATGCCATCATTAAAGGGTACACCGCTGTAGACCCCGCCACAGTCATCTCGACGCACATGAGCGAACTGGTAAAAAAACATGCCGAAGAACTGCTCACGCGCCAAGAAGTACAACATTTGGTGGACAAACTCAAACACGATTATCCTGTAGTTGTAGAAGATTGTTTGCGGGTGGCAAGTATTGGGCTTATCCAAAAAGTACTCAAAGCCTTATTGCATGAAAACATCCCCATCAAAGACTTGCTTACCATTCTTGAAGCCATCAGTGATGTGGCGGAGATTACTAAGAATGTAGATATTCTTGTTGAACAAGTGCGTGCTAAGCTTTCACGCGTTATCACCAAGCTTTACAAGGATGAAGAGGGGCGGCTAAAACTCCTCACCTTTAACGCTCCCACTGAACAACGTCTTCTTGATATGCTCAAGCAGCGCGATGGCATGCGTGATTTGATGCTTAATATCGGACAAATCAACACTCTTGTGCAAACCACCACCCAAGAGGCCCAACGCCTTTTACAGCGAGGTATTGCACCGGTTGTTATCATTGTTGATCCGCTTTTGCGCAAATCCCTTTCGGATATTTACGAGAAGTTTGGCTTGGACGTTGTGGTATTGAGCCATGCCGAAATCGACCCAAGCACCCCTTTTGAAGTCATGGGCTCCATTGAAATCGAAGGCCTATAA
- a CDS encoding sensor histidine kinase has translation MKKSTKSALGYALLYTFVMVFVTAIPLYSYVSLALSHAQLQQEQELKAYALEVQRAIYGIGPETTTFVYPRSLLFESAIFDKNGKPLFSLLKENEVVLGEGTAKLKGRLSHRVLLAPNRLGAHSLVVSRPLSYTAVLLDALMLVGVVGVFVFAFSLLILSRSIQPFEEAARQMDRFFKDAMHELKTPLGVIRLNLEMLGEHIGPHRAISRANSALIALSTIYEDIEYLIKHRRVEYRLESFCASEALLARLDFFADMVAMKHLHVTHAITPDVMLLLNRQEWQRIVDNTLSNAIKYTPAQGSIHLELLCQGEKVVLCISDSGVGIADTEAIFQRYFRGDEIRGGFGIGLSIVKEICVKNGIEIQVRSTPDKGSCFCYTFSAL, from the coding sequence TTGAAAAAAAGCACTAAAAGCGCCCTTGGGTACGCCCTGCTTTACACTTTTGTGATGGTGTTTGTGACAGCTATTCCGTTGTATTCGTATGTCTCTTTGGCGCTTTCTCACGCGCAACTTCAACAAGAACAAGAACTTAAAGCGTACGCCCTGGAGGTGCAACGGGCGATTTATGGAATCGGGCCAGAGACTACAACCTTTGTGTACCCGCGCTCTTTGTTGTTTGAATCTGCTATTTTTGACAAAAACGGGAAACCTTTATTTTCGCTACTAAAGGAGAATGAAGTGGTGCTAGGGGAGGGGACGGCAAAACTAAAAGGCCGGTTAAGCCACCGCGTGTTGCTTGCTCCTAATCGCCTTGGGGCCCATTCGTTAGTGGTTTCACGCCCCCTTTCGTACACAGCGGTGTTGCTAGACGCCCTCATGCTTGTGGGCGTAGTGGGGGTGTTTGTGTTTGCTTTTTCTTTGTTGATTTTATCTCGGAGTATTCAGCCTTTTGAAGAAGCAGCGCGCCAAATGGACCGTTTTTTCAAAGATGCCATGCATGAACTGAAAACGCCACTAGGGGTGATTCGCCTCAACCTTGAAATGCTTGGCGAACACATCGGCCCGCACCGAGCGATTTCGCGGGCGAATTCGGCGTTGATTGCCCTTTCGACAATCTACGAGGACATCGAATACCTCATCAAGCACCGTCGGGTAGAGTACCGCCTTGAATCCTTTTGTGCCTCAGAAGCACTTTTAGCGCGCCTTGATTTTTTTGCCGACATGGTTGCTATGAAACATTTACATGTAACCCATGCAATCACGCCAGATGTGATGCTTTTGCTTAACCGCCAAGAGTGGCAGCGGATTGTAGATAACACCCTCTCTAACGCCATCAAATACACGCCCGCCCAAGGGAGTATCCACCTTGAGCTTTTGTGTCAAGGGGAAAAAGTCGTGTTGTGCATCAGTGATTCTGGCGTGGGGATTGCGGACACGGAAGCTATTTTTCAGCGTTACTTTCGCGGAGATGAGATTCGCGGGGGTTTTGGGATTGGGCTAAGCATCGTTAAGGAGATTTGCGTGAAAAATGGGATTGAGATTCAAGTGCGCTCAACCCCAGATAAAGGAAGCTGTTTTTGTTACACTTTTTCTGCTTTATGA
- a CDS encoding helix-turn-helix transcriptional regulator: MKTSDIFNLLHNAVESKHFGKKISQKKMAERLGVSMRTYQDWRLGNSDPQAAKAVFELLCELEDEDALHLIRRIRRGLKEKE; encoded by the coding sequence ATGAAAACGAGCGACATTTTCAATTTGCTTCACAATGCGGTGGAGTCGAAACATTTTGGCAAAAAGATTTCTCAGAAAAAGATGGCCGAGCGACTTGGGGTTTCCATGCGCACCTATCAAGACTGGAGACTTGGCAACTCGGACCCGCAAGCCGCTAAGGCTGTGTTTGAATTGCTGTGCGAGCTAGAAGATGAAGATGCCTTGCATTTAATTCGACGCATTCGTCGAGGACTAAAGGAAAAGGAATGA
- the rpsO gene encoding 30S ribosomal protein S15: MALDSAKKQEIVAKFAKKEGDTGSPAVQIALITERIKYLTEHLKVSKKDHSSRLGLLKLVGQRKRLMKYLKRKDYATFTTVIAELGLRDK; encoded by the coding sequence ATGGCTTTGGATTCGGCGAAAAAACAAGAAATTGTTGCTAAGTTTGCCAAAAAAGAGGGAGATACCGGTTCTCCAGCGGTTCAAATTGCACTCATTACTGAGCGCATCAAGTATTTGACAGAACACTTAAAAGTAAGCAAAAAAGATCACTCTTCACGCTTAGGACTTTTGAAACTTGTTGGTCAGCGCAAGCGCCTCATGAAATACCTTAAACGTAAAGATTATGCAACTTTTACGACAGTGATTGCTGAGTTGGGACTTCGAGACAAATAA
- the grpE gene encoding nucleotide exchange factor GrpE, with the protein MSKKNATDTPQEETPVCEQPLEEENVQEVLETPSCEEEVVALKEQVSVLEDRYLRANAEFENLRKRLEKEKYQAIAYAHEQFARDLLPVIDALEIAANTGSQGDEAAGKIQEGIALTIEQFKKCFEKHGVSAVNGEGEFDPNVHEAVMQVESEEHESGQIVQMFQKGYTIKDRVLRPAMVSISK; encoded by the coding sequence GTGAGTAAAAAAAATGCAACCGATACGCCACAGGAAGAGACGCCTGTGTGTGAGCAACCACTAGAAGAAGAAAATGTCCAAGAGGTGTTAGAAACGCCCTCTTGTGAGGAAGAAGTGGTGGCACTAAAAGAGCAAGTGAGCGTTCTTGAAGACCGCTACCTTCGCGCGAATGCCGAGTTTGAAAACTTGCGCAAGCGCCTTGAAAAAGAGAAGTATCAGGCCATCGCTTATGCACACGAGCAGTTTGCGCGAGACCTTTTGCCTGTTATCGACGCCCTAGAGATCGCGGCAAATACGGGCAGTCAAGGCGACGAAGCGGCTGGCAAGATTCAAGAGGGCATTGCGCTAACGATTGAACAGTTTAAAAAATGTTTTGAAAAACACGGCGTGAGTGCAGTGAATGGCGAAGGGGAATTTGACCCCAATGTCCACGAAGCGGTCATGCAAGTAGAAAGTGAAGAACACGAGAGCGGTCAGATTGTTCAAATGTTTCAAAAAGGATATACCATTAAAGACCGCGTTTTACGGCCTGCGATGGTGAGTATTTCAAAGTAA
- a CDS encoding GGDEF domain-containing protein: MNKDLQELTDDTIREIRKLEIVLPEIYRDIFYAMAKKRGITINEDDKEEALTYALVKIQKLSQETQKSAHELQEHVAQAQEAVENRDDEALHTIQDDLMALEKKIKRLQHEIYLDSLTGMFNRRWLFEKFLDDNTFTCKGSFAFLDINDFKSVNDSYGHETGDKVLQVLARVLQKMENVSVVRFAGDEFVIVSIVHSSEKLHQMLSTVYKNLKSTPLKTGEQKFFVSFSYGVSDFDTGDTFSDVYIRVDALIYQDKANHKAEKV; this comes from the coding sequence ATGAATAAAGACTTACAAGAACTCACCGATGACACCATCCGAGAAATCCGAAAATTAGAAATTGTTTTGCCAGAAATTTACCGCGATATTTTTTATGCCATGGCAAAAAAACGTGGCATCACCATCAATGAGGACGACAAAGAAGAAGCACTCACTTACGCTCTTGTAAAAATCCAAAAACTCTCCCAAGAAACCCAGAAATCCGCTCATGAGCTCCAAGAGCATGTCGCACAAGCCCAAGAGGCTGTTGAAAATAGAGACGACGAAGCTCTGCATACCATCCAAGATGACTTAATGGCGCTGGAGAAAAAGATTAAACGTTTGCAACATGAAATTTATCTCGATAGCCTCACGGGAATGTTTAACCGCCGTTGGCTTTTTGAAAAATTTCTAGACGACAACACCTTTACATGTAAAGGCTCTTTTGCTTTTTTAGATATTAACGATTTTAAATCCGTCAACGACTCTTACGGACACGAAACAGGAGATAAGGTGCTCCAAGTTCTCGCAAGAGTGTTGCAAAAAATGGAAAATGTAAGCGTCGTGCGTTTTGCGGGTGATGAATTTGTTATTGTAAGCATTGTGCATTCCAGCGAAAAACTCCACCAAATGCTTTCAACTGTTTACAAAAACCTCAAAAGCACACCACTTAAAACAGGGGAGCAAAAGTTTTTTGTCTCCTTTTCCTATGGAGTCAGTGATTTTGATACGGGAGACACCTTTAGCGATGTTTATATCCGCGTTGACGCCCTAATATACCAAGACAAAGCAAATCATAAAGCAGAAAAAGTGTAA
- a CDS encoding DHH family phosphoesterase, whose protein sequence is MNTYHLYHLSHTDLDGYGCQLVTQHYFENISFYNSNYGKEIEERFLEILEEMEKRKAAKNLVLITDLNLTVEQCEILEKELQNASVEARLLLLDHHKSGQDSYENHPWYLLDDTRCATKITYDFFSALYTPDTALSRFVDVVNAVDIWLDQDSHFELGKVGLGLVANAREINRIMFAKPNSHYLLTLLQSTQAYFDQPSPHIALDEAIHGLKKRYFRADKPDDTLSNLVSSHMVSLLTRYKERMSISYKGHKGILTYNIGNVSVVGNDFLAANPDFDFFMDVTSRKTVSFRSSGKIDVSKMAKALANGGGHPNASGGMLTTFKDSFVYDRVLSQVKEIISKNEEK, encoded by the coding sequence ATGAATACTTACCATCTTTATCACCTTTCTCATACTGACCTTGATGGGTATGGGTGCCAACTTGTCACTCAGCACTATTTTGAAAATATTAGTTTTTACAACTCAAATTATGGCAAAGAAATCGAAGAACGCTTTTTGGAAATTCTTGAGGAGATGGAGAAACGCAAAGCGGCTAAAAACCTTGTTTTAATCACAGATTTAAATCTCACGGTTGAGCAATGTGAAATCCTTGAAAAAGAGCTGCAAAATGCTTCAGTAGAAGCGCGTTTACTCTTGCTTGACCACCATAAAAGCGGGCAAGATTCCTACGAAAATCACCCTTGGTATTTGCTTGATGACACGCGCTGTGCCACTAAAATCACTTATGATTTTTTTTCCGCACTTTATACACCAGATACAGCTTTGTCGCGCTTTGTGGATGTGGTAAATGCAGTGGATATTTGGCTTGACCAAGATTCCCATTTTGAACTGGGCAAAGTCGGCCTTGGACTTGTGGCAAACGCCAGAGAAATTAACCGCATTATGTTTGCCAAGCCCAATAGTCACTATCTACTCACTTTGCTTCAAAGTACCCAAGCGTATTTTGATCAACCCAGTCCCCACATCGCGTTAGATGAAGCTATTCATGGGCTCAAAAAACGCTATTTTAGAGCCGATAAGCCCGATGACACCCTTAGCAATCTTGTCTCTAGCCACATGGTAAGCTTACTGACACGCTACAAAGAACGTATGAGCATCTCCTATAAAGGCCACAAAGGAATTTTGACCTACAACATCGGCAACGTCTCTGTCGTGGGCAACGATTTTTTAGCAGCAAATCCCGATTTTGATTTTTTCATGGACGTTACTTCCCGCAAAACTGTCAGCTTTCGCTCTAGCGGCAAGATTGATGTGAGCAAAATGGCCAAGGCCCTTGCCAATGGTGGCGGTCACCCTAATGCGAGTGGAGGAATGTTAACAACTTTCAAAGATAGCTTTGTGTATGATAGGGTTCTTTCACAAGTCAAAGAAATCATCTCCAAAAACGAGGAAAAATAA
- the cmoA gene encoding carboxy-S-adenosyl-L-methionine synthase CmoA yields the protein MMDTVFTRPIEKQFEFDASVASVFDDMAARSIPFYKENLALIARLLCAILKENDTVVDLGCSTANTLLMVHKYAKVPLQLYGFDNAEAMLEIAAQKTHAFGAKITLEKADITTLCIPSAEAIVANYTLQFIRPPKRALLVASVCDALTAGGVFIFSEKIVHEDPVLSKAMIEVYLDFKREQGYSDFEISQKREALENVLVPYTEQENKEMALKAGFAQVETLFKWGNFATYLAKKA from the coding sequence ATGATGGATACTGTTTTTACACGTCCTATCGAAAAGCAGTTTGAGTTTGATGCATCTGTAGCGAGCGTTTTTGATGACATGGCTGCGCGTTCTATTCCTTTTTACAAAGAAAATCTTGCACTCATTGCGAGGCTTTTGTGCGCCATACTAAAAGAAAATGACACCGTAGTTGATTTGGGGTGCTCCACGGCCAACACTCTTTTAATGGTACACAAATACGCCAAAGTGCCTCTGCAACTTTACGGCTTTGATAATGCCGAAGCAATGCTTGAAATTGCTGCACAAAAAACCCATGCTTTTGGTGCAAAAATAACTTTAGAAAAAGCAGATATTACCACACTTTGCATTCCTTCAGCTGAGGCTATTGTAGCAAACTACACTTTGCAGTTTATTCGCCCTCCCAAACGTGCTTTGTTGGTGGCTTCTGTTTGTGACGCACTTACAGCAGGAGGTGTTTTTATCTTTAGTGAAAAAATTGTGCACGAGGACCCCGTGTTGAGTAAGGCAATGATTGAAGTGTATTTGGACTTTAAGCGCGAGCAAGGCTACAGTGATTTTGAAATTTCCCAAAAGCGTGAAGCGCTGGAAAATGTACTTGTGCCTTACACTGAACAAGAAAACAAAGAGATGGCATTAAAAGCAGGGTTTGCTCAGGTGGAAACACTCTTTAAGTGGGGTAATTTCGCAACATACCTTGCCAAGAAAGCTTAG
- a CDS encoding HrcA family transcriptional regulator codes for MPRVSKRDLILDSIIKAYLEENLPIGSSELGLRMPGDIPASTIRVYFKKLSQEGVLTQLHVSGGRVPTDVAMRQYWEERLRFDRPLKLGDKLAPAVDAFGLYCLVLSAVPLALQEIVNIENRYLLLVLGGEEIVLGYSSPLERFLTSLIGATPKDLESIGTQVGLHELRDKAARVKEAKVLFKRGEMSVYEMAKAEENPTMFRLFLDPGFPDALTEGLFFEDLVPEGYVAMKHKAIYQGEDAHVFCLGGLYADYERFFIMTKEDA; via the coding sequence ATGCCACGAGTAAGTAAGCGCGATTTAATCCTTGACTCCATTATCAAAGCCTATTTGGAAGAGAATCTTCCGATTGGTTCTTCTGAACTTGGCTTGCGTATGCCAGGAGACATTCCCGCCTCAACCATTCGTGTCTATTTTAAAAAACTCTCCCAAGAAGGCGTACTCACCCAGTTACATGTAAGTGGGGGACGCGTGCCTACGGATGTTGCGATGAGGCAGTATTGGGAAGAACGCTTGCGTTTTGACCGACCACTCAAACTTGGCGACAAGCTTGCCCCTGCAGTGGATGCCTTTGGCTTATACTGCCTTGTGCTCTCAGCGGTGCCTTTAGCACTCCAAGAGATTGTGAATATTGAAAACCGCTATTTATTGTTAGTTTTAGGCGGCGAAGAGATAGTGTTGGGGTATTCAAGTCCCCTGGAGCGTTTTTTGACGAGCCTCATAGGCGCAACGCCAAAAGACCTTGAGAGCATTGGCACTCAGGTTGGCTTGCATGAACTACGCGACAAAGCAGCGCGTGTCAAAGAGGCAAAAGTGCTGTTTAAACGAGGAGAAATGAGCGTGTATGAAATGGCAAAAGCTGAGGAAAACCCGACCATGTTTCGCCTCTTTTTAGACCCTGGATTTCCAGATGCGCTCACCGAGGGACTTTTTTTTGAAGATTTGGTGCCAGAGGGGTACGTCGCCATGAAACACAAAGCGATTTACCAAGGTGAAGATGCGCATGTGTTTTGTTTGGGCGGCTTGTATGCCGACTATGAACGGTTTTTTATAATGACAAAGGAGGATGCGTGA
- a CDS encoding response regulator transcription factor has translation MKILLLEDDFAYKETMREYLESLGYLVDDFDNGQEALDAAFSQRYDLLLLDIRVPGMDGYEIVKVLREYQMETPVIFVTSLTDIHNLSLGYELGCNDYLRKPFAMKELKYRVNQVLKSRFESSKGAWVALGEATRFHCERFVLEREGVEVALTKTEQKLICVLAQNLGQILSPEALREYVWNGQEVNDSDIRMAIKKLRDKTHKELIKNVRGQGYVIEKKH, from the coding sequence ATGAAAATTTTACTTTTAGAAGATGATTTTGCTTACAAGGAAACCATGCGGGAGTATTTGGAGTCGCTTGGGTATTTGGTGGATGATTTTGACAACGGCCAAGAGGCTCTTGATGCGGCTTTTTCCCAACGGTACGACCTGCTTCTTTTGGATATTCGTGTGCCGGGGATGGATGGGTATGAGATTGTCAAAGTTCTTCGCGAATACCAGATGGAAACCCCTGTGATTTTTGTGACCTCTTTGACAGACATCCACAACCTCAGCCTTGGGTACGAACTTGGGTGCAATGATTATTTGCGCAAACCTTTTGCCATGAAAGAGTTAAAATACCGCGTCAATCAGGTGCTTAAGAGTCGCTTTGAAAGCTCCAAGGGAGCGTGGGTTGCCCTAGGCGAGGCGACGCGGTTTCATTGTGAGCGTTTTGTCCTAGAGCGCGAAGGAGTGGAGGTGGCGCTAACAAAAACCGAGCAAAAGCTCATCTGTGTTTTAGCCCAGAACCTAGGCCAGATTTTAAGCCCTGAGGCTTTGCGTGAATACGTGTGGAATGGACAAGAGGTCAACGACAGCGACATCCGCATGGCGATTAAAAAATTGCGCGACAAGACCCACAAAGAGCTCATTAAGAACGTGCGTGGGCAGGGGTATGTGATTGAAAAAAAGCACTAA
- a CDS encoding RrF2 family transcriptional regulator produces MLLTKASEYALLSLIAISQKETPQDVDTLSTQLGISKSFLAKILQSLAKEGVLRSFKGAHGGFLLTPEARKMTIKHIIECAEKRAMNVFECSPSPGHCPNNRAEFCKIWPFLNKLQTKIDDFLDTMTLNDIIKD; encoded by the coding sequence ATGCTATTAACCAAAGCGAGTGAATACGCCCTGCTCTCCTTGATTGCTATCTCCCAAAAAGAGACGCCACAAGATGTAGACACCCTCTCGACCCAACTGGGCATTTCTAAAAGTTTTTTGGCAAAAATCCTCCAAAGCCTTGCCAAAGAAGGCGTGCTTCGCTCCTTCAAAGGGGCGCACGGCGGGTTCTTACTTACCCCAGAAGCCAGAAAAATGACCATCAAACACATCATTGAATGTGCCGAAAAGCGCGCTATGAATGTCTTTGAATGCTCTCCCTCTCCAGGTCACTGTCCCAACAACCGTGCTGAATTTTGTAAGATTTGGCCCTTTCTTAATAAGCTCCAAACAAAAATTGATGACTTTTTAGATACCATGACGCTCAACGATATCATCAAAGATTAA